Part of the Candidatus Zixiibacteriota bacterium genome, GGTTACCTACCCGAGTCCGACAACCAACGGCCTTTTAAGGATCGACTTTGACGGTTCCAATTCCGTTGTCTGGGGTTTCTCTTACATCACGTTTTTGAACGGGCAGATAACCGTGTTCGGCAATTGCCCGGTTGACGAACTGGGAAAAACCAACTGCGGCCTATATAACTTTATTCGCTATGACTCCATTGTCTTTATACCCTGTGTGGTCACTCCATGGCTGGATGACAATCAGTTCTCGTTCAAGACCGTTATTTATCCGCCGGGGGATGCCAACGGAACGGGTGAAGTCAATATTCAGGACATTACTTATGTTGTGAATTTCCTATACAAATCGGGTCCGCCCCCCAAATATGACCAATTGATGGCTGACGCCGACTGCAATGGAGTTGTCAATATCCTTGATTTAACATATCTGATAAAATTTCTTTATAAAGGCGGCCCCCAGCCCTGCGTCTACAGTCCATAAGCTATAGGAGCCCAAGATGCATCGGAGGATTAGTTCTGCTTTTGTTCTTTGTTTGATATTGATGTCCTTTGCCGCCATTTCGCCGTTTGCCGCGGCCGAGAATTTTTCCGGCAAGACGACAGCCAATCTAATTGAAGATGATTATAAAACCGGTCTTATCGACTATGAATCGAAAATAATCTATCAGTTGATGTCGGTGAGGGATTATAATAAACTTCCTCTAAAATATATGAGTTCTCTGACCGCGGCTGAGGCGACCAAGGGGAAATCGGCCACCGGCATTTTCCGCGAGGCCCAACAGAGTCTTCCGCAACTGTCGCCATCCGGACAGGCGTCGGTGGCGCAATACCTGGCCCGCCCCGGAGGAAACTTTACTTATGATTCACCCGGCGGATTTTTCAAACTGCACTATAATAAGAGCGGTACCAATGCAGTTCAATTGACTGACAATAACAGTAACGGTATTTCGGACTATATCGAAAAAGTCGCACTCTACTGCGATTCCAGCCGGCACACCATGGTGGATCTTCTGGGGTATGCGGCATCACCACTGGACGGTTCCGCGGGCGGTGACAGCAAATATGATATCTATTTTGAAGAGATGCAGTACTACGGATATACCGCCTGGGACGGCAATGGCCCCAATCCCTGGGATGACGCCATGAGCTATATTTCGCTACACCGGAATTTTATCGGTTTTCCGCCCAATGATGATCCGGATGGGAAGCAGTGGGGGGCGGCCAAGGTAACGGCGGCCCATGAATATTTTCATGCCGTCCAGTATGCCTATGATTATAACGAAGAGCTTTGGTGGATGGAAGCCGGTTCGACCTGGATGGAGGATGTGGTTTTTGATCCGGTGAACGACAACTACAACTATTTGGGAGAATTCTTTACATCTCCACAGACCGCCCTGACCGATAATGGCTTCCACGCCTATTCCAGCTTTATTTGGGATAAATTTCTGGAGGCGAAGTTCACGGAGGATGCCATCAGGAGGATTTGGGAGGGGTGCATCTACCTTTCGGCCTATAACGCTACCAATGACAGTCTTCAGCTTTATGGATATAATTTTGATAGCGCGCTGGCGGAATTCAATACCTGGAATTATATCACCGGCGGCAGAAATGATTATCTTCATTACGGCGACGCGGCCAATTATCCACTGATAACCATGGCCGAGAGCATCTCCTCCTATCCGGTGGGAACTCATACTTGTTCGGTTTCACCTCAGGGGTATGGGGCGGCCTATATCCGATTCACGCCCGGTTCCAGCCAGGGAGGATTGAGGATTACTTTCGACGGGAATGACAGCCGCGAATGGGCGGTCTATATTATCAAGTCTTCGGCCATCAATAGCCATATCATTGAAAAATTGGTCGTGAATAGTTCGGGCTGGACGGCGCAAACCATTATCAGTAG contains:
- a CDS encoding dockerin type I repeat-containing protein; translation: MHRRISSAFVLCLILMSFAAISPFAAAENFSGKTTANLIEDDYKTGLIDYESKIIYQLMSVRDYNKLPLKYMSSLTAAEATKGKSATGIFREAQQSLPQLSPSGQASVAQYLARPGGNFTYDSPGGFFKLHYNKSGTNAVQLTDNNSNGISDYIEKVALYCDSSRHTMVDLLGYAASPLDGSAGGDSKYDIYFEEMQYYGYTAWDGNGPNPWDDAMSYISLHRNFIGFPPNDDPDGKQWGAAKVTAAHEYFHAVQYAYDYNEELWWMEAGSTWMEDVVFDPVNDNYNYLGEFFTSPQTALTDNGFHAYSSFIWDKFLEAKFTEDAIRRIWEGCIYLSAYNATNDSLQLYGYNFDSALAEFNTWNYITGGRNDYLHYGDAANYPLITMAESISSYPVGTHTCSVSPQGYGAAYIRFTPGSSQGGLRITFDGNDSREWAVYIIKSSAINSHIIEKLVVNSSGWTAQTIISSFRNYNSVALVAINTSQYSAAGSFAYAAEIMPGYSVSGNLPGDTLGYSGRSRTMIYSVTNNSTFYDTLNTTITDSLGWLVPPFDTSFALAGGQTAIAVFDFTVPVGTPLATRNRINLAVQSQGDPAVMSSTTAPFRIILQRGDANFSGNMGVQDITYLINYLYKGGPAPMPAISAGDMTCDGLVNIMDATAIIRYLYQGGANSPCNPF